The Fusarium falciforme chromosome 4, complete sequence genomic interval AACGTACAATGCCAGGGCTGATGGCACCTTTCGCGGGACTTGGATGGGTTGGTTGGGTGAGTCCCAGGATGCGAGAATTGCGCCTACGCCTTGTCAGTTTCGAAAAGCGAGCTTTTGCATATTGGTGACATACTGGAGCCCTCGATCCAGACAGCGACGCTCATTGCGGTGTAGTATCCGAGCCCGAGCGCCCAGTGAACAAACCACATGGGCGATGATCCCGGCTTTGACACGCATAAACTCTCATAAAGCCGTCTCGAGCCCTGCAATGCCATGAATAACCAGGCCACGAATACCTGTTCCAGACTCATCGATGACTCTTGAGTTCCATCTTGCAGGGTCGCAATCGTCCTCATGACTGAGCCCCTCTGGATATACTGCCATGCCCAGAAGACAGAAAAAGACACGGATATGATGTAGAAGTGCAGAAACCACGAGTGAGGCACCTGTCCGTAGTTTGTCAAGGTCTTGAGGAATGACCTAACTGCTTTGAAACTCTGCTTTGACGCTTCCGGCTTTCCGCTTGCTGGCTTTGCATCCTTGGGTCGTCGAGGGCCGTAGTCCATGAGAGCGCTGCGGACATCCTGCGGTAGAGcttggatgaagaggatgaggccgGCTGAGAGGACGAAGAAGCTTTGGCACCACTGCGCCGGCGTCAAGGACGACGCGATGTCAATTGGCCTTTGTACCAGATCCATATTTAGCTCTGTATGCTGAATGGGTGGTGCTATATGGAAAGAAAGGAAGGAGTTGGCCAGGTGAGGAAGTGAGGGAGCATGTGTTTAAACTGCCGAGGCGTCGCGTTGTTCTCTTGTCGTACAGTGTCAATTACGCGCTTTTATGGCTGTGGATCAACCCCAACACTGTACTGGCACGACACATCACCAGCTTCCACTTCTATGACATCTATAGTCAAATTGTAATTCTCCGCCGGTGTTTATCTAGTATCATAGCTTTAAGATAGTCCGCTGATAATATAGATGAATGTACTGTCAGCGCTGCATAATTCCATATTTGGGGTCACAATCTGATCATGTCGTTAACAACCTCCCAAAACGGGAGTTCCTTACAGCCCCCATAATCAACCCATCTTATGATAACATGAGCCGATAGAGAAATAAAGTTACGCAAACCATGGAATTGTCAGCCCGAACTTCTGGCTGTGTTAATGACTGAGGGTGGGATTGGCTCTTCGCGGCGAAGAGCCCTACTTACCCTATACGCACAGGTCCAAGATGGCCTTGTGTGTTCGGAGATCAAATAGTTGTCACAACTCTCGGCCTCCAATAGGACAAATAAGTGGATACTTGATGCTTCGTGGATCTATGGGAGGCGGCTGGGCCGGACGTGTGTAGTACTGAGCGGATGATACCCCTGGTGATACACCGAGAGCTTGGTATGTGGATGATGGACAGTCACTGAAAGAAAGATAGGTGGACATCAACGAAGAACGAAGATAAGAGAGAGGCGCCAAAGTGACACTATACCCAATGACACCATCACAATATACCCGTGCTGTACTTAGAGCACACCTCATGTGTGTGCGGCCTGGTCTCTCGGACTCAGGGGCGACGGAACATGTGAACTTGGACTCTCAACCTAGTCATCTTCTCTCATGTCGCTTATAGAAGAACAGTAAAACTACCAGAGTCGTAAGAATACGCATCAGAGCTAGTCACAGTCACGATAGTCAAATATAGCCAGAGTGATAAAACCAATGCAGCCTCTATTGTAGCGAATGACAGTCTAAACAAGCAATTCTAACCCAAACGAGTGTGTGTCTAGCAAATCCATGCAATGCAACCCAATCTAGAAACAAAAGACAATAAAAaaaccagaccagaccccTTGAAACCGTTCTATCCCATGCCCAAGCCGGAACCCCATGCACCTCTTCCTTTTATCGATCGATACCCAAGTAGGTACTGTAGGTAGACAGGTAGCTTAAGATCAGCTGTAGGCAGCTTAAGCGCCGGTACCCCACTTCTGGCAGCGGGAGGCGGCGTTGACCTGGGCGTTCTCGCCGAGGCAGTCCTGGTATTGGACGTAGCACTTGGTCTGGGCAGACTGCCAGCCGTCGTTGCCAAAGATGTTGAACCAGCGGGGCTCGATGCCAGACTTCTCGAGAGCGCGGCGGTGGAAGTGGGAGTGGCCACGCTTGTAGTTACCGccgttgagcttcttgcagcTCTGCACGTAGACGTTGTTGCACTGGTCGTACTGGGTCTTGCAGGCGTCGGCGCAGGCGTTGCTCTGCTGGTTGCGCTGGTAAGACTTGCACGAGCGGGAGTCGTCATCAGTGTAGAGCTTGAAGGGCTTCTGGGTGAAGTCACCCTTCAGATCGTTGCAGCCGACGAGGGGAAGCTCAATGCCGGCAACGGGGTTACCAGGACCATAGCCGTAGGAGCGAGAAGAGGGCTGCTGGCAGATGTTGGTAGGCTGAGGAGCACAAGAGGTGGAAGAAGCAGGAGGGACGGtgctgctggtggtggtggcagcGCAGGGGTAGACAGAGGTGGTAGTCTTGACAGGGTTACCGCCAACAGGCTGGTTCTGCTTCATGCAGCCGCTCTTGTTGCAGCTACGGCCGCGAGAGCAGGTCGAGGCACAGAAACCCTGGACACCGTCGCACCACTTGGAGAAGTTGAAGCAGTCGAGAACGTTGGGCCAAACAGCCTTCTGGAAGCAAGAGGCGATGTTCTTGGCGCAGGTGTTGTAGGCGGTCTGGCAGCTGTCCTGGTCCTGGAAGTCGGGGACCGAAGGGGCACACCAGCTGCCGACCTTGTACTCGCAGTCGTTGGGGACGACAATGGTAGCAGTGCACATGGGACCAAGGGTAGtgcaagaggaagaggacgaggtggTGACCCGAGAGGGGTTGGTAGACACCTGAACAGGGGCAGTGGTGCTAGTGCTTGTACTCAAGGTCGAAGTGCTCGAGGAGCTAGTACTGGCAGCTGCAGCGCTGGAACTAGAGGACGAGCTGGAAGACGAGCTGGCGGCAGCGCTGgacgaggtggtggtggtggtgctacCTCCGTTTCCATTGTTGTTGGTAGACGAGCtagaggcagcagcagcactggaggaagaggagctgacaatggaagagctggagatggtggagaCGGTCGAGGGAAGAGcggacgaagaagaagactgcGAAGAGCCGGGCTTCCAACCACAAGGCTGGAGAGACTGAAGGTCGGTAGAGACAAAGACGCTCAGACGGCTGGGACCACCACACTTGAAGGTGCTGTCACCGTTGCAAGGCATGCTGCAGTCCGCAGGGTCAGCCTTGGCGGTGTCGTTGGCCAGAACGTTGCCGCAGTAGCACTCGCCACCGTACTCGATACCAGCCAGGGGGAAGCCCTGGTCAGAGCAGGCGTTGAGGCACTTGGTGACAGTCATGGTAGAGCCATCCATACTCATACCCCAGGTCAGGGCGCGGCCCTTGGGGGAGTTGTCAGTGTAGCAGCCGAGGGGCTGGTAGTCAGCGATGACCTTGAGAGCGCCGCCGAGGATGGTGGTAGTCTTGAAGGTAGGGTCCTGCCAGATAGAGAGCTCCGAGTCACCGCCGCAAGTCTGAGTGCTGTTGCCGCTGCAGGGGAGGTCGCACTGGTCCTCGGTGAGCTGGGCACCGCTGACAGTAGAGCCACAGTAGCAGACGCCCCAGTACTTGAGGCCGGCGTAACGGAAACCGTTGCCCTTGCACTCGGCGACACACTTCTCGACAGTCATGTTGTACTGGTTCTGGCTGGAGCGGTAGATGAGGGCGCCGGCAGAGGcgccttcaacaccatccgtGTAGCAACCAGAGTAGACAAAAGGCTGGAAGGGGTCCAGGCAGGGAGGGAACTCAATGTGAGTGGCAGAAGCGAAGCCGGCCAGTGCGAGGGCCGCACCGGCGACGATGGTTCGAAGCGAATGCATGTTGTTGATATCAACCAGTGAACGGATGTCGAGGGCTGTGAATGGTTTGTTGTTGTAGCAAGTGTTTGATGGTGTTGCACGCCCCGATGGCGTTTGAAGGCGATAAAAGAGTTTTAAAGAGAGTGGTGCCCGGGGGCAAGCAAGGACAAAAGAGGGAATGTAAAAGTTTCAAGAGAAGAGAGTGTGAGAGCGGGCTAACTGCTTGAGAAGCTGCTgtttgatgatgagaggagAGGTTGTGACCCTGGACGGGAGGAGACAAGGTTATTTATCCTCATGCCAGGGTCGACGATCGTGACGAAAAGACTTCTCTCCGTCTCTTGCAGATCAGATCTCGAACGCCCATCAAACAAGCCATGGACTCAGGGACCGGAAGCCCCGTCCTCCCCCACAGTGCCACGAGAGAGCCATGGTCGAGGCCCAGGGACGCCTCGAGGCGACGATGAACCCGCTTGCCCGCCCAGCATGGCAAGGTCCCGAGTCGACGGGTGGCTCACCAGGACGCTGTTCCTAGAGCGGGAGCTGTAGACAGACGCCACGAGTCGCCGAAAGCAGACAAAGAATCGAGTATCACGACGTGCGGAACGACTCCACTGGCGGGGGCGAGACAATCCGATGGGGCTCGATCAGGCTAGCTAGCTCGCCCATTGAGATGCCAGTGGTGGACAAGACGAAGGCTTGCCGGCCCAGAGTCTTGGGACAAACCGAGTAAGCGAGAGATGCTGAGGCTTGAGAAGCTGACAAAAAGGTTACAGGTCCAAAAGGCTGAAGTCTGGAGCACGTGGAGATGCCAAGGGTCCAGGCATGCCCCGATGGCTGTCGGCTCCCGGAAGAGCCCTGAATGCTGTCCCTGGTGTCCCTGCATGATTGTCATATTGTTCCTGCAGAGCGAATGCAGGTACCGTTCAAGCGCCATCATGGAGCCTAGAGGCGAGTAGTGACACCGAGGGCCCGAAGTCAAAGCCCAGCAAGGCCATCATCAGTCCCCGACTAACAGCGTCCACTCGATACGACTGTATGGTCTGAAACTTGCTAGCCACGAGAAGCAATGTGACTACAATGCCATCACTGTAAGAAGCTCAGTTGACATATCTCCTCGACAGGTAAACCAGGACGAGGATCCTCACAGATCCCTGTAAAACATCCCGTCTTCCCGAAACACAGATCTGGATCTGCACCTGGATCATATTCCAAATTGCCCCAACGGGCATTTACCTTCAGGTCGGGCACTTGATAGAGTGCCAGAGATCTGCTAGCTCCATCTCAGGTCCGTACGAGCATACCAGGagctttctctctctttcgtCTCCTCCGGCCCTAGGCCCAGCACTTGCTGTTCACCTATTCAGAGATAAGACACCACAGTGGTTCCTTTGTTGCCGGCTCCGATCAATAGCCAGCTGATTCATCTTGAACCAACGTCTGACGCCGGAAAGCCCTTACCACCAGGATCTAGACGTCCACCTCGGGTTGACCGGCTACGTTGAGCGGCCGGATCTGGTCAAGGCTGAAGGGCAGCAGAAAAACGCTTTTAGGTTGGTAGCCTCTGCGCGTTAGTCCGTTTAGCTGGGAAGCCACGCGAGAGAGTTCCTGTGTCTCCTTTCCCTTTCTGGGAATGTCTGGCTTGAGACCCTCGTCATTCGGCGATTGTAAAGAGGTTATGCTTTGTGCTTGAGGTTATGTTGGTGTGGCTCGTGTGAGGTTTCAGGGGCGCTTCGCTCACGTGATTGACTCCAGACTTACACGAGCCGTAGGGTAAGACCTCCATCTGAAAACTTCACGATGGAGATCAGTAACAACACAGTGATGTTTTGAGAGGGCAAAGAAAGCTAAGAATCCAGATGGACAAAGTCTGAGCAGTAAATCGAGCCGCAGGCACCGATGACGCATGACACAGACCTGGGCTCGGTCCATGTACCTGGTCTGACAGCTCGAGGCTACCCACCAGCGATCACTGATATTGAAGAAGTCTGACGCCTCAAGGCACATCGGCTCCAGCTGAAGCGCTACCTTGACCCCGCCACAGGTCTCATTTAGCTCCGATACTATTACCTCTCATGACATCCTTTTCCCATCGACCTGTGGGAAGAGTTTACGTCGGACGGTCCGCCTGGCGCTTTGAAGCCGTTGAGTTTTTCAGGAACCGAACTATCGCCAACCTACACTCCATTTTCTGCCATTCCCATACTTCGCGGTGCCCACCACTAGGTCTTGATTACTCCCAAGTGGCTGCTGCGTTGATGCTACCGAGAATTGTCAATGGATGTTCTAGGCCCTGATGACTGTATCTGACACAGGGCCAACATGACAAAGTAAAAGTTGCCTGATCCAGACTCGCATACAATACACCTGAATAGGTCATCAAGCTCTTCGGCCAGTGGCTACCTACTTCGTTGGCAAACATCAAGCTCAAAGACTCACTCTTTCAGCCATCGACATCTAATTCAGCCACGATATCAACCTCTTCACGTGGTAATCAAATCACGGCGTCTGCCTTCACAAACAGTGTAAGGCTGTTCATCCAACTACACAATCAACAACCGAGGCCTTGGATATCCAAATAGGACCATGGATCATGAAACATGTTGCTCGTATGCTGAATCACATCGAATAGATACCTACGTACTGCTTTTCCTCCCTTCCAATCTCTGGTTCGCTCAATCCTCAAAACGACGGATTAGACTGAGCTCTAGAGTACATTCATCTCCATGTGCAACCAACCAATCCCTTAAACGCCGATGCGAATCGCAAACAATGCATACCCGGCTGCGTCCTCCCCCAATTTAAGCCTTGTTCctcagatgaggaggaaccCACTTGCCAGGTGCCCGCGTTGCTGGCAGAGGCTCggcaggaggagcaggggACTGCTTTCGGTCCTCCTCACCACGTCCCTCACCACGTCCCTCACCACGTCCCGAGTCTCCACGGTCCATCGGCGCACCGCCCCGAGGAGCGAAGCGAGGGGGAGGAGCGGAAGGACCGGCATCAGCCCCACCGCTACCGCCCTTGGCCGCCTCACGGTCACGCCAGCTGGGCCTGTTGCCAGAGCCAGCAAGCTGCAGTCGGGGGGGACC includes:
- a CDS encoding Polyprenol reductase, with the protein product MDLVQRPIDIASSLTPAQWCQSFFVLSAGLILFIQALPQDVRSALMDYGPRRPKDAKPASGKPEASKQSFKAVRSFLKTLTNYGQVPHSWFLHFYIISVSFSVFWAWQYIQRGSVMRTIATLQDGTQESSMSLEQVFVAWLFMALQGSRRLYESLCVSKPGSSPMWFVHWALGLGYYTAMSVAVWIEGSSAILASWDSPNQPIQVPRKVPSALALYVVACLKQNQCHRYLASLKKYTLPSEGWFEYLVCPHYTCECLLYVAIAWIAAPPGQLLNKTVLCGLLFVAVNLGATAHGTRKWMANKFGADKVAKRWTMIPLVF